The DNA segment GGCTGTTCGACGGAGTTCCCGAGCAGCCACTGCCGGTCCCCGGCGATGGTCCGCCCGACGGCTTCGGTGAACCGCTCAGGAGAAACGGACTTGTGGACGAAGCTGTCCGCCCCGGCGTTCAACACGGCCGCGATGGCCGGAGGAGACGCGTCCGCGCTGAATACCAGCACCCGCGTACGCCATTCTTTCTTGACATGATGGCAAAGTCGCAGACCGGCCGACTGCCCCCGCTCGGCGATGTCGGTGACCACGAGGTCGGCACCCGGCCCGTCAGGTTGCCGCAGGACACTTCGCAGATCCCGGACTTCGGCCACCGAGCAGCCGCTTTCAGTGAGCAGCGCGCGAACAGCGAACCGGATCAACGGCTGTTCATCGACAACGAGCACCTTGCTTACCGTCATGTTTCCCCAATAACAGGTCGAGTTCCGGCAGGCGAATCCTGGTTTGTCCGCACCTCGCCGAACAATCTGACGGCAGCCGACCATGAGAGACGTGTCGAGAAAGCGCGACGATAGTCGCTACCGGCACACCGACAGCGATGCCGGGCAAGTGTCGAAACGGCACGATCACAACTCTGTGATCACGTACGTCCCATGGTTGTCGCGCAATCCTTACGGCGCAACACACAGAACGACAGACGCTGTCCTTCTAACGACAGGGAAGCACGGGTCGCCGCATTCGGTCAGGCGAACAGCCTTCGAGGAACCCCGGTGGAACGCGCCTCCCCCTCGGCAGGTTCCGGATTCGCCTCATCCCCGCGTCGTGACCCGGCCGTTCGCGACGATCGGCTCGAGAATTCTCGCCCACTGGTTGACTATTTGCTCGCGGCGCCGGGTGTCGTCGGTGAGCAGGTTGGCAAGACCGAGTCCTCGCGCGAGGTCCAAAGTGGCCTGAACCGTTTCGCGAACACCCGGCTGGGATTCGTCCGCGCCAAGCAGTTCGACGGCAAGCCGATGCGCTTCCCGGCCGACCCTGGCTTCGAGCGGAACCAGGATGTCCCGCAGCGTCGACTCGGTCGAAGCAGCGACCCACAAATGCAAAGCGGCCCGGAACTTCGGGCCGGTGTACAGGTCGAGCAGCATCGTCGCGACCGGCTCGGCCCTAGAAGGCCCTGACGGCAGGGCCGCGGCGCGAGCGGTGAGTTCGGCGATCTGTTCGTTGGCCAGATAGTCGACCGCGGCGACCACGAGGTCTTCCCTCGTCCGGAAATGGTGCTGCGCCGCACCTCGCGACACACCAGCGCGCTCTGCGACCACGCCGACCGTCGTGCCCTGCCAACCGCGTTCGCCAAGGCACTCGACGGCGGCATCGATGAGCCGTCGCCGAGTCGTCCTGCTGCGTTCTTGCTGTGGTTCGCGATTCAAGCCGGATCAACCCAGAAGTCGAGTTGCAGATCGTCCTCACTGTCACCGATGCGATAGCGGGAAAGGTCGGTAATACCCTCGGCGGCAAGCACTTCGTCGTCGATGAAGAAGTTTCCGCTGGCATCCCCGCTCGGCTTGGTGAGCACGATGTGGGCGGCGTCGGCCATGATCTCGGGGGTCCTGGACTTACTCGCCAGCTGCTGACCGACGACGTTGCGGATCGCGGCGGTGTCGATGGTGGTACGCGGCCAGAGCGAGTTCGCGGCGATACCGTCGGAGCGCAGCTCCGCTGCCAAACCAACGGTGACCAGGCTCATCGCGTACTTCGCCATGCTGTAGGCGAGGTGCCCGCCCTCGAACCACTTGCTCTCCAAACGGATCCGAGGAGAAAGGGTCAGGATGTGCGGGTTGGCGGCGGCACGCAGGTGCGGGATCGCCGTGCGCGACAACAGAAACGTCCCTCGCGCGTTGATGTCCTGCATGAGGTCGTAGCGCTTCATGGGGATCTGCTCTGACGGTGTCAGGTCGATCGCGCTGGCG comes from the Prauserella marina genome and includes:
- a CDS encoding response regulator, producing the protein MTVSKVLVVDEQPLIRFAVRALLTESGCSVAEVRDLRSVLRQPDGPGADLVVTDIAERGQSAGLRLCHHVKKEWRTRVLVFSADASPPAIAAVLNAGADSFVHKSVSPERFTEAVGRTIAGDRQWLLGNSVEQPVPELSVAGAGLTDREKEVLGLMLQRRSNDEIAQELFLAVQTVKNYASRVLRKIGFPNRRALFAAVRPQAGANVIPFARVPQDNAVLGVPEHPMVRYS
- a CDS encoding TetR/AcrR family transcriptional regulator, encoding MNREPQQERSRTTRRRLIDAAVECLGERGWQGTTVGVVAERAGVSRGAAQHHFRTREDLVVAAVDYLANEQIAELTARAAALPSGPSRAEPVATMLLDLYTGPKFRAALHLWVAASTESTLRDILVPLEARVGREAHRLAVELLGADESQPGVRETVQATLDLARGLGLANLLTDDTRRREQIVNQWARILEPIVANGRVTTRG
- a CDS encoding SDR family oxidoreductase; this encodes MTTATNGPTLAGKTLIMSGGSRGIGEAIAIRAARDGANVALIAKTTEPHPKLPGTIYTAAKAIEEAGGRALPIVGDVRDDDAVEAAVTRTAEQFGGIDIVINNASAIDLTPSEQIPMKRYDLMQDINARGTFLLSRTAIPHLRAAANPHILTLSPRIRLESKWFEGGHLAYSMAKYAMSLVTVGLAAELRSDGIAANSLWPRTTIDTAAIRNVVGQQLASKSRTPEIMADAAHIVLTKPSGDASGNFFIDDEVLAAEGITDLSRYRIGDSEDDLQLDFWVDPA